The DNA window GCTGCAAGAGGGAAAGCGTTTCCCGGTAAAAGAACCGGTACTCCCAGAGCATCTGGTAATTGCGCTGCAGCATCTCGTTGATGTCCTGCAGGGTGGGTTCTGCGGGAAGCCGGTAGATCTCGTTCCAGCGCTGTTGCAGTTCCTGAAAAAGCGCCCGGATGATGGCTTCTTTGTTTTTGAAATGGTAATACAGGTTGCCCGGACTGAGTCCTGCATGCTGGGCGATGTGGTTGGTGGTGACGCTGTGGGTGCCTTTTTCGTTGAACAGGATCCGGGCAGAGGAAAGAATGCGGGTCTGGTTGCTCACGCGACCTCCTAGAGTATTTGCTCTAATTTAGAGCGAATACTCTAAATTGTCAATGGCCCTGTCCCTCTAAACAAAAAGCTCCCTCTTTCCAGAGGGAGCCAGGAAACTCCAGGTTTTTCTGGTGTTTTACTTTTCCAGCAAAGCCTGAACTTCTTCCCGTGTGGGGGCATACGCTCCCGCTCTGGTGCAGTTCACAGCAGCAGCAGCCAGGGCATAACGCAGGTGGCCTTCAATGCCCCAGTCTTTGTGGGTCATCAGGGAGTAATTGAGGGCACCGATGCTGGCATCTCCCGCACCCACAGTGTCTGCCACGGTGATTTTGAAAGCAGGTTCGAAGATCTCCCCATCCGGAGTCATCAGAACCGCACCTTTTGCCCCCTCGGTGAGCATGATCCAGGCAGTGGCATTCCAGGCGCGGATCTGGGCCAGTGCCTCCTCAGCAGTCAATTCAGGCAACAGACCCTGCAAATCCTCATCAGAGACCTTGATCAGGTCGCTGAGTTCCACCATGCGCTGAAAGGTGGGGCGGTAAGCCGCCGTCATGGTGATGCGGTAATTGGGGTCAAAACTGATGAATTTCCCCAGGCTTCTGGCCTGCTCTGCCAGGTTCACCAGGGTGGTCTTGAGGGGATCGCGGGTCAGGGAAATGCCCCCAAAGTGCAGGGTTTTCACCTCATCCCACCAGCCTTCTGGCAGCAGGTGAGGGTCAAAATGCAAATCCGCACTGTCATTGCCCACAAAGAAATATCTGGGAGGGTTGGTTTCAGGCACCATCGCCAGCAGAGGGGCTGCTGCATGGCGCTGCAAGTAACGCAAATCCAGGTCTCCAGCCACACTCTTCTGGTGCAAATCCTCTCCAAAATCGTCCTGAGAAATGCCCCCGGCAAAAGCAGAAGGCAGGCCCAGACGGGCCACCACACGGGCCACATTCCAGCCCGCCCCTCCAGCCTTGGAGTGCCACACTCCAGGCTCCACCTGAATCAAATCCGTTAACGCTTCACCCGCACTCACAAATTGAGCAAGATTCATGATTTCTCCTTCTTGGTCCAGCGGTTTCCATCTCTGCCTTCCACTTTATCCATCATTCTGTTGAAGCCCTTTTCCAGGTCTAAACCTTGACCGTTGGCCATGCAGATGATCACGAACATCAAATCCGCAAGTTCCATCTCCAGGTCCCCGATTTCTTCACCAGCTTTGGGTTTCTTGCCGTTCTGGTGCGAAATCACCCGTGCAATTTCTCCCACCTCCTCGGTCATGCGGGCAAGGTT is part of the Deinococcus roseus genome and encodes:
- a CDS encoding nucleotide pyrophosphohydrolase codes for the protein MSLTFKEASERVDRFVSQFKEGYFPPLLNLARMTEEVGEIARVISHQNGKKPKAGEEIGDLEMELADLMFVIICMANGQGLDLEKGFNRMMDKVEGRDGNRWTKKEKS
- a CDS encoding carbohydrate kinase family protein, yielding MNLAQFVSAGEALTDLIQVEPGVWHSKAGGAGWNVARVVARLGLPSAFAGGISQDDFGEDLHQKSVAGDLDLRYLQRHAAAPLLAMVPETNPPRYFFVGNDSADLHFDPHLLPEGWWDEVKTLHFGGISLTRDPLKTTLVNLAEQARSLGKFISFDPNYRITMTAAYRPTFQRMVELSDLIKVSDEDLQGLLPELTAEEALAQIRAWNATAWIMLTEGAKGAVLMTPDGEIFEPAFKITVADTVGAGDASIGALNYSLMTHKDWGIEGHLRYALAAAAVNCTRAGAYAPTREEVQALLEK
- a CDS encoding TetR/AcrR family transcriptional regulator, producing the protein MSNQTRILSSARILFNEKGTHSVTTNHIAQHAGLSPGNLYYHFKNKEAIIRALFQELQQRWNEIYRLPAEPTLQDINEMLQRNYQMLWEYRFFYRETLSLLQQDAELEQQYRKVRNRGQQDFHDLCGFLIAKGIMNPLPPERISMLAEACWIITDFWPTHLELSGKTLSEATIQQGIHLMWMVLEPHLKGTA